From Cinclus cinclus chromosome 2, bCinCin1.1, whole genome shotgun sequence, one genomic window encodes:
- the LOC134057829 gene encoding PHD finger protein 23B-like, with translation MGPTATLRHPSAGPGPPRAAGTTTLPGAGTDLAPLPALPGSGQRFQRLRHPRRRRARLYRQRHQRRLLRPAPSLPAPCAPPRGESDREASQSSSHTDSAFPPFRRLDQSEVNYAVFSPPPRQPIG, from the coding sequence ATGGGCCCCACGGCCACTCTGCGGCACCCAAGCGCCGGGCCGGGGCCTCCGCGGGCCGCAGGCACCACCACGCTCCCCGGGGCCGGCACTGACCTGGCGCCTCTTCCAGCTCTTCCCGGCTCCGGGCAGCGCTTCCAGCGGCTCCGCcacccgcgccgccgccgcgcacGCCTCTACCGTCAGCGGCACCAGCGGCGCCTGCTCCGGCCCGCCCCCTCCCTTCCCGCGCCCTGCGCACCGCCCAGAGGGGAGAGTGACAGGGAAGCAAGCCAATCGTCTTCTCATACAGACAGCGCCTTCCCGCCCTTTCGGCGGCTAGACCAATCAGAAGTGAACTACGCTGTTTTCTCCCCCCCTCCCAGACAGCCAATAGGCTGA